The following proteins are co-located in the Primulina tabacum isolate GXHZ01 chromosome 11, ASM2559414v2, whole genome shotgun sequence genome:
- the LOC142518818 gene encoding LOW QUALITY PROTEIN: uncharacterized protein LOC142518818 (The sequence of the model RefSeq protein was modified relative to this genomic sequence to represent the inferred CDS: inserted 1 base in 1 codon) has product MARWDEILSLPVQNPPTLEFSSDDVVWSKVEGWRDNIDRLALIPFSRVDDFVRGESNNKECPTRFHVEARRRRTPQMSYKPKVDGILEYILYWCSFGPDDHRKGGIVRPSRTTYVSKNKSAGRPNTKRGCTCHFIVKRLIAEPSVALIIYNQDKHVDKKGSPCHGPQDKKAVGTRAMYAPYISDELRLRVLSLLHVGVSVETIMQRHNESVEKQGGPCNRDDLLTHRYVRRQERSIRRSTYELDEDDTVSTSMWVESHQSNVFFXQDFSDSDPLVLGIQTEWQLQQMIHFGSCRLLASHSNFGWNKLKYPIQSLVVFNSDNKAIPVAWIIAPRFSSSDTYRWMRALCNRVHAKDPTWKLAGFIVDDPLADTVAIREVFQCSILICFWHVRHAWHKNLVKRCLKMEMRAEIAKELGQAVNEICKGTSTANVFEAFMEDFVDAAEFMDYFKAIWYPRLGIWARALKALPLASQETCAAMEFYHNQLKLRLLNEKEQSVYKRADWLVNKLDTKVHSYFWLDEYSGKEDFARYWKDEWMSAPTAWRKSLSIPDAHIVMEGKCAKVVDDQDTVHRVLNPGSEYAICDCSWAKMGNLCEHIFKTMKLCRAMGSTTPSMSMYKYSQALINILHCPPFDSLVRDHAVSLAISVRMQLNAQIRPESSRDKGHTVDSSQIENGSTVKPQHTSSEAMDLDDNPNHPMITENDNDTGAQFGIFGDEVAVDSSSMRTLAPQHSSGDRSASSAPFSIVENGELQADTGADTTKKLSSTDIEFKSPGGQENFEKNHNASMVDVEPQPRNDPSLMVNPLDSHAELQIIGSKGGKGAEIFSTVAGVGGEREKSSTLLSKAVNSNTTSLKDQLISVKMEL; this is encoded by the exons ATGGCTAGATGGGATGAGATTCTCTCCCTTCCTGTACAGAACCCTCCAACCTTGGAGTTCTCTTCGGATGATGTTGTGTGGTCCAAGGTGGAAGGTTGGCGTGATAATATAGATAGACTTGCTCTGATCCCTTTCTCCAGAGTGGATGATTTTGTTAGGGGAGAATCAAACAATAAAGAGTGCCCAACAAGATTCCATGTCGAAGCAAGAAGGCGGCGAACTCCGCAGATGTCTTACAAGCCTAAAGTTGATGGAATTCTTGAGTATATTTT GTACTGGTGCTCCTTTGGTCCAGATGATCATAGAAAAGGTGGTATTGTACGGCCTAGTAGGACCACTTATGTTTCAAAGAACAAATCAGCTGGTCGGCCAAATACGAAGAGGGGTTGCACATGCCATTTTATTGTGAAACGCTTAATTGCAGAGCCTTCAGTGGCACTTATTATATACAATCAAGATAAGCATGTGGATAAAAAAGGATCGCCATGCCATGGTCCACAGGATAAAAAAGCTGTTGGGACTCGTGCTATGTATGCTCCATACATATCAGATGAACTTCGCCTCCGTGTCTTGTCCCTTCTTCATGTTGGGGTCTCGGTAGAAACCATAATGCAGAGACACAATGAATCAGTTGAGAAACAAGGAGGTCCTTGTAATAGAGATGACCTTTTGACCCATCGCTATGTTCGCCGACAAGAGAGGAGTATCCGGAGATCCACTTATGAACTTGACGAAGACGACACTGTCAGCACTAGCATGTGGGTTGAGAGCCACCAAAGTAATGTTTTCT ATCAAGATTTCTCTGATTCAGATCCTTTGGTCCTGGGGATTCAAACAGAGTGGCAATTGCAACAAATGATTCATTTTGGAAGTTGCCGCCTATTGGCTTCACATTCAAATTTTGGTTGGAATAAGCTGAAG TATCCTATTCAAAGTCTTGTGGTGTTCAACTCAGACAACAAGGCTATACCAGTTGCTTGGATTATTGCTCCTAGATTTTCAAGCAGTGATACATATAGATGGATGCGGGCCCTATGCAATCGAGTTCATGCAAAAGATCCCACGTGGAAGTTGGCTGGGTTCATTGTGGATGATCCTTTGGCTGATACCGTAGCTATCAG GGAAGTGTTTCAATGCTCAATATTGATATGCTTTTGGCATGTTCGTCATGCATGGCATAAAAATTTGGTGAAGAGATGCTTAAAGATGGAGATGCGCGCTGAAATAGCAAAAGAGCTTGGACAGGCAGTTAATGAAATCTGCAAAGGGACCAGCACTGCTAATGttttcgaagctttcatggaaGATTTTGTTGATGCCGCAGAGTTTATGGACTATTTCAAGGCAATTTGGTATCCAAGGCTAG GTATTTGGGCACGTGCGCTTAAAGCTCTTCCTCTCGCAAGCCAAGAGACCTGTGCAGCAATGGAGTTCTATCACAACCAGTTGAAGCTTAGGTTATTAAATGAGAAAGAACAAAGTGTATACAAACGTGCTGATTGGCTTGTAAATAAGCTTGACACCAAAGTCCATTCTTACTTCTGGCTCGATGAGTATTCAGGGAAGGAGGATTTTGCAAGATATTGGAAGGATGAATGGATGAGTGCTCCAACAGCTTGGAGGAAATCATTAAGTATTCCAGATGCTCACATAGTCATGGAAGGTAAATGTGCTAAAGTTGTTGATGATCAAGATACAGTTCATAGAGTGTTGAACCCTGGTTCAGAGTATGCAATCTGTGATTGTAGTTGGGCAAAAATGGGAAACTTATGCGagcatattttcaaaacaatgAAATTATGTCGTGCCATGGGTTCCACCACTCCATCTATGAGTATGTACAAGTACAGCCAGGCCTTGATTAATATACTTCACTGTCCACCTTTTGATTCTTTGGTTCGTGACCATGCTGTTTCATTAGCAATATCCGTACGGATGCAGCTGAACGCACAAATTCGCCCAGAGAGCAGCCGGGACAAAGGACATACTGTAGATTCATCTCAGATTGAAAATGGTTCAACTGTGAAACCCCAACATACAAGCAGTGAAGCAATGGATTTAGATGATAATCCAAATCATCCGATGATCACTGAAAATGACAATGATACCGGGGCTCAATTTGGGATTTTTGGTGATGAGGTGGCAGTTGATTCATCATCCATGCGTACTTTGGCCCCTCAGCATTCCTCTGGAGATAGAAGCGCATCGTCTGCTCCCTTCTCAATCGTTGAGAATGGAGAACTCCAGGCAGATACTGGCGCAGACACAACCAAGAAACTCTCTTCTACTGATATTGAATTCAAGAGTCCGGGTGGCCaagaaaattttgagaaaaaccATAATGCAAGTATGGTTGATGTAGAGCCACAACCTCGTAATGACCCTTCACTCATGGTCAATCCTTTAGATTCACATGCAGAACTTCAGATCATTGGATCTAAAGGTGGTAAAGGTGCAGAAATTTTTTCTACTGTAGCGGGTGTTGGAGGTGAGAGAGAAAAAAGCTCCACACTTTTGTCCAAGGCAGTTAATTCAAATACTACTTCACTGAAAGATCAGCTGATATCAGTGAAAATGGAGTTGTAG